A single genomic interval of Armigeres subalbatus isolate Guangzhou_Male chromosome 1, GZ_Asu_2, whole genome shotgun sequence harbors:
- the LOC134206358 gene encoding uncharacterized protein LOC134206358 translates to MEAILYYNGEKPRLSRELTSLSVTDLPAYWKKPPTSISENLYKKVRDIDFGKQIQKTYYATTPSTSTNYDFRCRNLLSSLQMDGINVAGTTLFCGEKQMAFSCTICTHESELKNDLKNYNFQLLYDPLNKSTIEQLQKVAAEFIRNFTNDPDLLMKIDKLTADQSDSKWWNVFRSGRITASNMKDVCCTKPEQPSMSLVKRICYPNEATFTSSATRYGKTYEVKAVEQLFESVKHLHQNLLKRKSGFVIHEDYPFMGASPDAIFLCDCHGVITVEVKCPFSARNRADMVDTLLQLKDSFITRNEEHHIILKTKHKYFFQAFMQVHICKANFGYFYVWSPHQVLVFEIKRNDNYWEICKNKALSFFENVIFPELVAKKITEK, encoded by the exons ATGGAAGCTATTTTGTATTACAACGGGGAAAAACCCCGATtatcgcgagagctcacttcg TTGTCAGTTACTGATTTACCGGCGTACTGGAAGAAGCCACCGACGAGTATCAGCGAAAACCTGTATAAAAAAGTACGTGACATTGACTTTGGCAAGCAGATCCAGAAAACATATTATGCCACCACTCCATCAACTTCAACTAATTACGATTTTCGCTGTCGAAACTTATTGAGCTCGCTACAGATGGACGGAATAAATGTTGCTGGTACCACTCTATTTTGTGGTGAAAAACAAATGGCCTTTAGTTGTACAATTTGTACACACGAATCTGAACTTAAAAATGATCTTAAGAACTACAATTTCCAACTACTCTACGACCCTTTGAACAAGAGTACAATTGAGCAGTTACAAAAAGTAGCGGCAGAGTTCATTCGCAATTT caCAAATGATCCAGATCTGTTGATGAAGATTGATAAGCTTACCGCAGACCAATCGGATTCCAAGTGGTGGAATGTTTTCCGGAGTGGGCGTATCACGGCTTCAAACATGAAAGATGTGTGTTGCACAAAACCGGAGCAACCATCGATGTCACTGGTGAAAAGAATATGTTACCCCAATGAAGCAACATTCACTTCATCCGCTACAAGATACGGCAAAACTTACGAAGTAAAAGCAGTTGAGCAATTGTTCGAATCAGTGAAGCACTTGCATCAGAACTTGTTAAAAAGAAAATCGGGATTTGTAATTCATGAAGATTATCCGTTTATGGGTGCATCGCCGGATGCAATATTTTTGTGTGATTGCCACGGTGTAATAACAGTCGAAGTGAAGTGCCCCTTCTCAGCTCGCAATCGTGCAGATATGGTTGACACATTATTGCAGCTAAAGGACTCTTTCATTACACGAAATGAGGAAcatcatattattttgaaaacgaaGCATAAATATTTCTTCCAAGCATTCATGCAGGTTCACATTTGTAAAGCTAATTTTGGCTATTTTTATGTGTGGTCACCGCATCAAGTTCTAGTATTTGAGATCAAACGCAACGATAATTATTGGGAAATTTGCAAGAATAAGGCAttgagtttcttcgaaaatgtaATATTTCCAGAGCTAGTAGCTAAGAAAATAACCGAAAAATAA